One segment of Sesamum indicum cultivar Zhongzhi No. 13 linkage group LG4, S_indicum_v1.0, whole genome shotgun sequence DNA contains the following:
- the LOC105160767 gene encoding uncharacterized protein LOC105160767 → MASAPHLAFSPLLSLSKTPSRRPPSFLSSTCKRNSLKIRATAPDLLGDFGARDPFPAELESNFCENVLGNVSTEHKILIPIASALSLAQQECVPVSQLQQPMSEDDAKKLLFKVVGWKIVHEDGGLKLQGLWKVRDTKCGEELINRITKAVESTGHLPTLHLDAPNQVRAELWTSSIGGLSINDFIVAAKIDEVKISDLQPRLRAWA, encoded by the exons ATGGCCTCCGCACCACACCTTGCCTTCTCTccccttctttctctctctaaaactCCCTCTCGAAGGCCCCCAAGCTTCCTCTCTTCTACCTGCAAGCGAAATTCGCTCAAGATTAGAGCTACGGCCCCGGATTTGCTGGGGGATTTTGGAGCTAGGGATCCTTTTCCTGCAGAATTGGAGAGCAATTTCTGTGAAAATGTTCTCGGGAATGTTAGCACAGAGCACAAGATTTTGATTCCCATTGCTTCTGCTTTGTCTCTGGCGCAACAGGAGTGCGTTCCCGTTTCTCAGCTTCAGCAGCCCATGTCAGAGGACGATGCCAAAAAGCTGTTGTTCAAG GTTGTTGGGTGGAAAATTGTACATGAAGATGGGGGTTTAAAGCTACAAGGTCTGTGGAAAGTAAGGGACACGAAATGTGGGGAAGAACTCATCAACAGGATTACCAAAGCTGTTGAATCAACTGGACACCTTCCAACTCTTCACTTGGATGCTCCCAACCAAGTTAGAGCTGAATTATGGACTTCTTCAATTG GAGGGTTGAGCATAAATGATTTCATTGTTGCGGCTAAAATAGATGAGGTTAAAATATCAGATCTTCAGCCTAGACTGAGAGCATGGGCGTAA
- the LOC105160962 gene encoding BOI-related E3 ubiquitin-protein ligase 1-like, translated as MFANNGGAPTFVGAVPKDSRKRKMKEVEAETIEHTPAAAASNQINLFNLHGPHFASLNGRHSQVQQILNNAAPFKPFSFTSLLTAADEDDLDSLSMEIKNQTEQVDQILLFHNENLRQSLAGVLGKHRRTLHRVAEEKAAKKLKAKELELHGKLSENAELERMVEHYKGEAERLLIRVRCLERTTMSLQAGLQEANAARRYAETEQEDAESSYEDPDRVGPVRLDCKACERPRVVWGRPRHICVCTRCDSVTKVCPVCCSLKTTSVEVCLPLD; from the exons ATGTTTGCCAACAATGGAGGTGCCCCTACCTTTGTTGGTGCGGTGCCCAAGGATTCGCGCAAGAGAAAGATGAAGGAAGTTGAGGCAGAAACCATAGAACATACTCCCGCAGCAGCAGCAAGCAATCAGATCAACCTCTTCAATCTTCACGGCCCCCACTTTGCTTCCCTCAATGGCCGCCACTCCCAAGTGCAACAAATACTAAACAATGCTGCACCCTTCAAGCCCTTCTCCTTTACGTCCCTCTTGACTGCAGCTGATGAGGATGATCTCGACTCTCTCTCCATGGAAATCAAGAACCAGACTGAACAAGTTGATCAGATCCTCCTCTTCCAC AATGAGAATCTCAGGCAGTCGTTGGCTGGAGTATTGGGGAAGCATCGCCGGACCCTCCACCGTGTTGCGGAGGAGAAGGCGGCCAAGAAACTGAAAGCAAAAGAATTGGAACTGCATGGGAAGTTGTCAGAGAATGCGGAGTTGGAAAGGATGGTGGAGCACTACAAGGGGGAAGCGGAGAGGCTGCTAATCCGGGTGAGGTGTTTGGAAAGGACGACAATGTCCCTGCAAGCAGGTCTGCAGGAGGCCAATGCAGCACGACGTTATGCAGAGACAGAGCAGGAGGATGCAGAGTCATCATACGAGGATCCTGACCGGGTGGGGCCGGTGAGGCTCGACTGCAAGGCCTGCGAGAGGCCCAGGGTGGTGTGGGGCCGGCCCCGCCATATCTGCGTCTGCACACGGTGCGATTCTGTCACCAAGGTCTGCCCTGTTTGTTGCTCACTTAAGACCACCAGTGTTGAAGTCTGTCTCCCTCTCGACTAG
- the LOC105160768 gene encoding superoxide dismutase [Fe], chloroplastic, which translates to MAASAAAAIASPSGCGLFSTQGFSGSTRSLLWRKTEKRNVRKAVKGVIKAKIELSPPPYSLDGLEPHMSRETFEYHWGKHHRAYVDNLNKQIVGTELDTKTLEEIILATYNNGDLLPPFNNAAQVWNHDFFWESMKPGGGGKPSGELLELINRDFGSFEAFVSAFKAAAATQFGSGWAWLVYTTNKLNVGNAVNPRPSDEDKKLIVVKSPNAINPLVWDHSPLLTIDVWEHAYYLDFQNRRPDYISTFMEKLVSWDAVSSRLEAAKARALE; encoded by the exons ATGGCTGCGTCTGCTGCAGCAGCGATTGCCAGTCCTTCGGGATGTGGGTTGTTCTCCACTCAAG GATTTTCTGGGTCGACCCGCAGCCTGCTATGGAGGAAAACTGAG AAGCGGAATGTAAGGAAAGCTGTTAAGGGTGTAATAAAGGCCAAAATTGAACTTAGCCCTCCACCATACTCCCTT GACGGTTTGGAACCTCATATGAGTCGTGAAACATTTGAATACCATTGGGGGAAGCATCACAGAGCCTATGTTGATAACCTCAACAAGCAAATAGTTGGTACAGAACTGGATACAAAGACGTTGGAGGAAATAATACTTGCTACATATAACAACGGTGATCTCCTCCCACCCTTCAATAATGCTGCACAG GTGTGGAATCATGATTTCTTTTGGGAGTCCATGAAACCTGGTGGTGGAGGTAAGCCATCCGGAGAGCTTCTAGAACTAATCAACAGAGACTTTGGTTCTTTTGAAGCTTTTGTTAGTGCATTCAAGGCAGCTGCAGCAACACAATTTGGTTCTGGTTGGGCTTGGCTCGTAT ACACAACAAATAAACTCAATGTTGGAAATGCAGTGAATCCCCGTCCATCAGATGAGGACAAAAAGCTTATCGTGGTGAAGAGCCCCAATGCTATAAATCCTCTTGTCTGGGATCACTCC CCACTGCTTACTATAGATGTCTGGGAG CATGCTTACTACCTTGATTTCCAG AACCGACGCCCAGATTATATA